TGCAGAAAGACACGACTTTTGAcatacattgaaatttcggtcatTCATCGTCATTTGGAATTCACTTGTGGTGTGTTTAGGAACAAAGATTGTATCCTCAAATTCAGATTTGGACCAATTTACATGTTTGGCAAACCTATTAGATTTGGATTTCCAAATCCCTACCAAATTCAAGTAAGGCTAAAAATCTAAAATAAACTCATTTGAAATCAACTCTCTAACCCCCCTCATTTCAAATCTTTATTTCACTTTGCTAAATTCAAAATGAGATATTTCAAATTAAATTCTTGTTGCCAAACATTCTCTTGGTGCTTTTGGTATAGATTGTTGATTCTATTGAGTGCTTCATCGCAAACGTGTTATCAAATATATATATTATGAATTTAAATATTAAGGTTGACGTGAAAATCATCGACACATTCTTAAGCTATCATTAAGTATTTATATTTGCTCTAAACATTTCGTTCAAATAACATTTGTTCTAATGCTCACCACATAGATATTCAATCAAATTAAAGTATGTCTTAATGGACTAAATTTATTTAAGTAAAGTAGATTTACGTTTACGAAAATGCTCTTTTGAAAAAACTTTGAATACCTATCATGATTTAAGGGAGAAAGGATAACATTGCCTTTAATCAACGTTTAAATAGTTTATTATAAAATCATTCATATACAGTCTTTAAAACCTCTTAAACAAATAAAATAATGGATAATGTGGTGTTAAATGCACTGACTATTAATCAATGGTATGGAGTTAAATGCATAATATCAAATAAAAATGAAGTGTGAAGAAAggataaaaaaatagaaaacaaatacCTGATATTCCCTGTAGTGAAATCTTAGAAAAACAAAGTAAAAAGTAAAAAGCAAACAAAAACATACTAATTTGCCATGAACACTCTTAAAAATTAATAGACATATTGCTCCACATCGTTTCCCCTTCTTTTCCACATCTCTACCACTAACTCGACCACCCCATTCCAACCTACCACACTCTTGCGGAACTATCACCAATCCAAACACCATATCCAGTATCCTGCGCACCATTAGGCAAAATgtacccgtgattttcacgggtaacAAAACTAGTTATAATATAAAAGGGTCTTGCAAGCCTTAATCTAAGCTCAACTACAAATACTAGTgattatttaaaatttattttttctgTAATCTCACAAGTCTTAACCAGTTTAAGGTCAAGATTCAAGACCTTAATCTCAGCTCaactataaattcaaaatttaattttTCTGAATCTCACAAGCCTTACCCAGTTTAAGGTCAAGGCAGACCACCTGGCCTCTTTAATGGTTTACTGTGGTGTTTGCAGATTGTCTATCATTAAAGGTATATTTTAGATTTTTAGTATAATGAGAATCTAACCCCTAATCTCATGGTCAGAAGCCAAACTTTTTATCGTTGAGTCCAACCTTTATTAGTATCATCGACTTACTTTGATAAGTTCATAAGTAATGTCAGGTTCTAAATCAAATATAAATTGAAATAAATATAGTTATTTTTGAGATATTTCTTCATTTGTATTAACTAAACTCGTTTAATTAGATATTTGATTTTCGCacattattttatatatataaaaaaaaaaattgcctaTTATAATCTATAACAAATATCAATTACCTTAGTTGATAACTTGCAACTACCTTTGTTGATAACTTGTGTTCAAGCCCCATCAACGTCTAAGTTGTCCCTGTAAGGTTGTGACTCCCTTGCACCAAAATAATAAGACAAATAATAGTTGACTTATTAAGGCTGTATTTGACAATACATTTCAGGTATCTTATTTGGTCAaaatagcttatttgaccaaaatttaagGTACCATTTTTTTTTATAAGCGTTTGGCAACTAGCTTAATTAACCAAATAAACTATTTGAAATAAAATGCTACCCCTAGAGTATCGTTTGAGATTTCAcaaaaatcagttaccttttcagctagtttggcaaacattttttatataatcagttaccttatcagctcctaattatcagttaccttatcagttaccatttcaggtttcagttaacttttcatTTTTCAGCTACTTTTTTAGGTTTCACCTACATTTTCAATTAATTTTACCAAATATAGCCTAACTCTCGATCATTTTATAAATAGAAACACTTCTAAGTTCtaatcattcatttatttatttactaGTGTAGATCCTATGCAAATGCACGGCTATTTGAACAATAGTGTATAAAGACGCTAAATATTACTCCAACTTAGTAACATATTTAAGCGGTATAACTATATAAAAGAAAAAAGTTGAATATTTTCACACCAAATAAGATTGACATGTTATCTAAGCCTAATTATATAAACTACTTAATTATTAAAATAGTATTATTATACTATTACATTTACCAAAAGAATAACCTTAATTAGTGACTTAATTATACTATAAAATTAGATAAAATGTAAAAGGATATAACTAACGTGTAGTACATGCGGAGTATATATATCAAAAGACAgaaaaataatattatgaaaaataaTGTGCAAAATATTCTCTCATATCATATACAGTAGTATTAGACCCATGCAATTACTCATGTATAATAAAATGAAATACTCATTAATGCTACATATTGAAATTAGTAATAGTATGTGCTATTTATGGTATAGAAATAAAATGACAAAATGTGAGTATCAATTATAAGAACATTAACTGTCAAACTACTGAAATGGTTGGGTGCTACCTAAGCATCAGTTCTTTGCCTGGCTGTATACACAGGGAGCACTGAGAACTAATGATAAGCTAGTGAAGTTTGGAATGGATATTGGTGATACCTGTTTCCTATGTGCTCAAACTACTGAAGGGGCAGAACACTTATTCTTTGAGTGTATTTACATTAAGCAAGTCATTTGTTGCATCAACCAGAGCCTGAAATGCCATATACCTGACAGACAAGTTCTTGATTGGTGTCTACTAAGGAATGGGACTAAGGTGCAGATAGGAGTCCAAGCTGCTATGGTCTGGGGAGCTATGTACCACATTTGGCAGGAAAGAAACAAGTGCAGATTAGATGGGGTACTAGTTAGGCCAAGAGTATGTGCTGAGAAGGTCATAGAGGATGTGAAAGCTAGAATCAGGGGAAGAGATTTTCAGCATATGATTAAGGAAGATATAAATTGGCTTAAGCATAAGAATTATATGTAATTGAAAGCTTATTATTGACTACATGTAATCAACTTTTTTGATATATATAAtacatactcacatttcaccaaaaaaaaaaaaaaaattataagaacATTTCATTTTGGCGTGAAAATttttaaggccctgttcttttggacttaaagtcactctctataagttaagttcagcaaaattaagttaagttcagaaaagttcagctcctataagttaagttaagttcagcaaaattaagttcagaaaagttcagcaaaattaagttcaacaaaattaagttcagcaaaattaagcaaaattaagttcagcaaaattaagttcaaaaaAGTTAAGCAAAATAATAAGTTTCATAATATTGACGACTTTTAAAAAATAGATACAATTTTCGTTCAAATCGGTTGTATAAACAATAcgagattaattattattctatATAACTTGTAAAAATCGCCATGGTAGCAAAAGTTGGAATGTGTTAGCCTCTTGTTCTTTTGATAGAATCTTCACATTTATCCATGTTGGGTGGGAGGGAAGTGCCCATGACGTTACGGTATGACGGGATGCTTTAACTAATTCCAAATATGCTTTCCCGCATCCACCTAAAGGTAAGTATTATCTAGTGGGCTCTCGATACCCGAATACAATAGGATATTTGTCTCCTATTAGCGATAAAAAAACAAATCTTAGATGCCATATGCCCGAATTTAAACATAGACCCCTCGAAGGTATGTTAGAGCATTTTAATTACCGACATTCGTCATTGAGAATGAAAGTTGAAATGGCATTTGGTCAATTGAAAAAAAGGTGGAACGTGTTAAAAGTTATGTCTCAAATGTCACCTAAGTATCAAATGTCCATTATTGTTTCTACTTTCACACTTCATAATTTTATACGGATGCACACTCTTGTGATAACTGTTACACAACATGAGAACATCCTAGGGACAACAGATTCAAGCATGTTTGATAAGAAGCGGAAAAAAGCTATGTACAAGGTGCGAAATAACATAGTCAAGaacatttggcgaggcaatggatttgacggggtgagctcaaatgaagatgaagaaagtgacgaggaagatgataatatggaactagatgattagaaagaaaaaaagtaatgtgatttactttttatttttatgtattagGTAATGTGTACGAACATATTAatttatataaataaagtattttataatctttacttgtgtttttgtagttattattattattattattattattattattattattattattattattattattattattagtagtagtagtagtagtagtagtagtag
The Silene latifolia isolate original U9 population chromosome 11, ASM4854445v1, whole genome shotgun sequence genome window above contains:
- the LOC141614424 gene encoding uncharacterized protein LOC141614424, whose translation is MQGALRTNDKLVKFGMDIGDTCFLCAQTTEGAEHLFFECIYIKQVICCINQSLKCHIPDRQVLDWCLLRNGTKVQIGVQAAMVWGAMYHIWQERNKCRLDGVLVRPRVCAEKVIEDVKARIRGRDFQHMIKEDINWLKHKNYM